DNA from Roseimicrobium sp. ORNL1:
TGGGTTGCGGTGACGGCAAGTCCCACGGCCGCGATTCCCGCGACGATGAAATGGAAGAGGGCTAGAGTCTTGAGATGTTCCACATCCCTGTCCCGTGTCGGCACATGGTGCATGTGCGGTGGAGTGGCACTGGGAACGGGCGGCGGGTTCATGGTGGAAGGTGCTTCAGCAGGGCCACGGACTACCTTGGCGGAGCCAGTGTCCCTTCGGCCGCGGCGAATTTTGCGCGCACGCTGTCACGATTGAGCACGATGAGGGTAAAGATACCCAGAGCGGTGCCGATGGGCATGTGGAGACAGTTCAGCCCGGCGACGACCATGGAGAAGGTGCGATGACGGAGCTTCTCGAGGTAGAAGCCAACCATGACGTTCAGCACAACTGAGACGAGATGCACCAGACCAAAAAAGAGGATGATCCAGATGAAGAAGTCGAAAAAGAACTCAGGCGGGGGATTCTTCTTGAATCCGGGTGTGAACTTCATGCGCGTGAATATCGAATTCATGAAGGCATACTGAACGGTGATGGCGCCAACCATGAGAAGATCCAGGCCGCCCTTGATGAAGTGAAACAGCGCGAGCAATCGTAAATGCTCCGCATCACGGTCGGGAGGCGATGCGGAGGCCAGGGCGGGCGGGTGCATGGGGGGGCGGGCTGCCTGGGATGTCTACTTCTGCGCAGCAATCACCTTTTTAAGATACTCAATGCTGCGTTCGGCGATGACCTTGGGTCCGAGCGTGTAGTCGAAGACTTCCGTGCTCAGCCAGCCATCGTAGCCCACTTCATTCAGCGCAGCGATGATGGGCTCGTACTTCACTTCGCCCATGCCGGGGCCGAGGAGGTTTGGGTCATTCGTGTGGAAGTGGATGAACCACTCCTTGCTGTTGCGGATGATGTCGGGGATCGATGTGGGCTCATCGCTCATCGCCTTTACATCGAGGTGCAGCTTGCAGCCGGGGTGATCCACCAGCTTGCAGAAGTCGATGCCCTCAGCAGCTGTGTTCATCCAGTTGGTTTCCTTGCGACCGAGAGGTTCCATCGCGAGCGTCGCGCCGTTTTCGTAGGCCACTTCGGCCACGCCGCGCACCACTTCGGCGGCGCGCTTGGTGGCTTCTTCCTTGTCCCATTCCGGGAGAAGGTTGCGGGCCTTGGGGCTGCCCCAGACCATCACCTTGCCGCCGAGGGCTCCGCAGAAGCGGGCGAGATTCTGGCCAAAACGCATCGCATCGCGACGCAGTACCGCATCCGGCGTGGTGATGTGCATCCACGTGGGGCGGGTGAGCAGCCAGTGCAGGCCGATGATTTCCAGGCCGAACGAATGGGCGATGCGCACCAGGCGTGTGGCGTCTGCCAGCGTCAGCTCACGGGGATCTTCCTTCAGGGTGAAAGGAGCCAGTTCCAGACCCTGGTAGCCGCATGCCGCGGCGTCTTCACATACCTTTTCAAATGGCTCATTGCCCCAGTGTTCGTTGCAGATCGCGAAACGCATGATGGGATCTTCTAGCGGAGCGCTCCCACCGCCGCAAGTAACGAAGCCGCTTTTTGGCTGGGGGTGAGAGAATTGAAGACGCATGCGACACATTTGCGTGTTTCCCCTTTTCCTGGGACTGGGCCTTACCAATCAGGCTGACGCCGCATTGCTCCCTCTGGCAGGCGCAGCCGCACGTAAGACAAGCCTCTTGCAGGTCGCGGGCTATCAAATTCAATCCCCGCCTCGGTAATCGTACCCTTCCACCGATTGTAACTGCCGTTGTCCTCAAGATGGAAAATTTCGACTTCGATGCGGTTGCCATTCACGCGGTAATACCCCGTACTGCACAATCCGGAAATCTCGTCGCCATCTGTTCCGGTTGGCAGTCTGCCCAGAATAGTCACGCCGCGCTTCATCACGCGACCATTCGGCCAGAAGCGCATGAAATTGGTTCCCCACATATTGAAAGTGCTCTCGGATGGCGGCAAGGGCAAGTGTGAGCCGGGATACGTCAAGACATATAGCGACCCTGGATCTGGACGGATGGATGCCTTTTCGAGGCTCTTTCCGGAATCGCTCTGGCTTTTGAGGCGCCACATTGGCACCGTAGGAACGGAGTAGCCTGAAGGGCTGCGTTTGACATT
Protein-coding regions in this window:
- a CDS encoding sugar phosphate isomerase/epimerase, giving the protein MRFAICNEHWGNEPFEKVCEDAAACGYQGLELAPFTLKEDPRELTLADATRLVRIAHSFGLEIIGLHWLLTRPTWMHITTPDAVLRRDAMRFGQNLARFCGALGGKVMVWGSPKARNLLPEWDKEEATKRAAEVVRGVAEVAYENGATLAMEPLGRKETNWMNTAAEGIDFCKLVDHPGCKLHLDVKAMSDEPTSIPDIIRNSKEWFIHFHTNDPNLLGPGMGEVKYEPIIAALNEVGYDGWLSTEVFDYTLGPKVIAERSIEYLKKVIAAQK